A window from Cryptomeria japonica chromosome 1, Sugi_1.0, whole genome shotgun sequence encodes these proteins:
- the LOC131044894 gene encoding non-specific lipid transfer protein GPI-anchored 31, whose translation MAGQRSRFMAVTVSWVLVVLVLAEMGCAQEPTPSPSSGGCDDTVSNLSPCLTYIMANDSTPPAKDCCSGFAKVVNGNIVCLCGLLGSSNNYGITINLTRAAALPAACKVKSPPISACAALAPSPTSSSSSGVGSPTAGSNTVTPGLSPSAATGAAGIFRPSPSTVFTALLLAGVAQVLI comes from the exons ATGGCGGGGCAAAGGAGCAGATTCATGGCGGTGACTGTGAGTTGGGTTTTGGTTGTTTTGGTGTTAGCAGAAATGGGTTGTGCTCAGGAACCTACTCCATCACCGTCTTCTGGAGGATGTGATGATACTGTGTCAAATTTGTCGCCCTGCTTGACGTATATCATGGCAAATGATTCAACACCTCCTGCAAAGGACTGTTGTAGTGGGTTTGCGAAGGTGGTTAATGGGAATATAGTTTGTCTCTGTGGTTTACTGGGAAGCAGCAATAACTATGGCATTACTATTAATCTGACTCGTGCAGCTGCCCTGCCTGCTGCTTGCAAGGTTAAATCCCCTCCGATCAGTGCATGTGCTG CTCTGGCACCTTCTCCCACCTCCAGCTCCTCCTCTGGTGTGGGCTCTCCAACAGCCGGGTCGAATACTGTCACCCCAGGTCTAAGTCCCTCTGCAGCTACAGGAGCCGCAGGCATTTTCAGGCCATCTCCATCCACTGTTTTTACGGCTCTACTTTTAGCTGGAGTTGCACAAGTGCTTATTTGA